The Pelmatolapia mariae isolate MD_Pm_ZW linkage group LG9, Pm_UMD_F_2, whole genome shotgun sequence genome has a segment encoding these proteins:
- the rps20 gene encoding 40S ribosomal protein S20: MAFKDTGKAPVDTEVAIHRIRITLTSRNVKSLEKVCADLIRGAKEKNLKVKGPVRMPTKTLRITTRKTPCGEGSKTWDRFQMRIHKRLIDLHSPSEIVKQITSISIEPGVEVEVTIADA, translated from the exons ATG GCTTTTAAGGACACCGGCAAGGCACCAGTTGACACTGAGGTTGCCATCCACCGCATCCGCATCACCCTCACCAGCCGCAACGTCAAATCTCTGGAGAAGG TCTGCGCAGACCTGATCCGTGGGGCTAAGGAAAAGAACCTGAAGGTGAAGGGACCTGTCCGCATGCCAACCAAG ACTCTGCGCATCACCACCAGAAAGACTCCCTGTGGTGAAGGGTCCAAAACCTGGGATCGCTTCCAGATGAGGATCCATAAGCGCCTGATTGATCTGCACAGCCCTTCTGAAATTGTCAAGCAGATCACCTCCATCAGCATCGAACCTGGTGTAGAGGTCGAAGTCACTATCGCTGATGCATAA